One genomic region from Nocardia vinacea encodes:
- a CDS encoding TetR/AcrR family transcriptional regulator, producing MTSRNNRMSAHMRREQVLSVALSIFAEKGYAATGTSEIAERAGISQPYVIRLFGRKRDLFLAVVDRAWDRLEGSLLDRAAAQAGAEQGQSSELQPTALAAVLSECEELSVLSQGFAANFDPVIREAVRNRFGRFYEVAHSLVDKQAIEVADHFIADGILLTAMAALQLVGPHAHPTPWSRELLDDLRNNGR from the coding sequence ATGACTTCCCGCAACAATCGAATGAGCGCGCATATGCGAAGGGAGCAGGTGCTCTCCGTGGCTTTGTCGATTTTCGCGGAAAAAGGATACGCCGCTACCGGAACGTCGGAGATCGCCGAGAGAGCAGGAATCTCTCAGCCGTATGTAATTCGACTATTCGGACGAAAACGGGACCTGTTTCTCGCCGTCGTGGACCGCGCGTGGGACCGGCTCGAAGGCAGTCTCCTCGACCGCGCTGCTGCCCAGGCCGGCGCCGAGCAAGGGCAGAGTAGTGAACTACAGCCCACTGCTCTAGCTGCCGTGCTGTCCGAGTGCGAGGAGCTGTCTGTGCTGTCACAGGGCTTCGCCGCGAATTTCGATCCAGTTATTCGCGAAGCTGTTCGCAACCGTTTCGGACGGTTCTACGAGGTGGCCCATTCTTTGGTCGACAAGCAAGCAATCGAAGTCGCCGACCATTTTATTGCCGATGGGATCCTACTGACTGCGATGGCCGCACTGCAGTTGGTAGGACCCCACGCGCATCCGACGCCGTGGTCTCGAGAGCTCCTCGACGATCTCCGCAACAACGGGCGATAG
- a CDS encoding crotonase/enoyl-CoA hydratase family protein — protein MSHDREPGEVTLETDGNIAIITVENESKMNSYTPAMMRQLAQHLTTFDEDDSLWVAVFRSAGKHTTAGLDMPKFFGPGADADIDPALVDPFALGRRATKPIVAVVQGITFTVGIEMMLAADIVVAADTAQFQQLEVARGLAPLGGAHFRYLTRTGWGNAMYHLLRADKFDAQRALDLGFVQEVVPFGQHIERGIELAREICANAPLGVRATKASALKYLEQGEPAAVAAIDDVKGAVFDSHDFQEGIQSFIERRQANFQGK, from the coding sequence ATGAGTCACGACCGCGAGCCCGGCGAGGTCACGCTCGAGACCGATGGCAACATCGCCATCATCACGGTCGAGAACGAGTCCAAAATGAACTCCTACACGCCGGCCATGATGCGTCAGCTCGCCCAGCACCTGACCACGTTCGACGAGGACGACTCCCTGTGGGTCGCGGTGTTCCGCTCCGCCGGGAAGCACACCACCGCAGGCTTGGACATGCCGAAGTTCTTCGGTCCCGGCGCAGACGCGGACATCGACCCGGCTCTGGTCGATCCGTTCGCGCTGGGGCGGCGGGCAACCAAGCCGATCGTGGCCGTGGTTCAGGGCATCACCTTCACCGTCGGCATCGAGATGATGCTGGCCGCCGACATCGTGGTCGCCGCCGACACCGCGCAGTTCCAGCAGCTCGAGGTCGCCCGCGGCCTCGCACCCCTCGGTGGCGCCCATTTCCGTTACCTGACCCGGACCGGATGGGGCAATGCGATGTACCACCTGCTCCGGGCCGACAAATTCGACGCCCAGCGCGCCCTCGACCTCGGCTTCGTCCAGGAAGTCGTGCCTTTCGGCCAGCACATCGAGCGCGGGATCGAACTGGCCCGCGAGATCTGCGCCAACGCCCCACTCGGCGTGCGAGCCACCAAGGCGTCCGCCCTGAAGTACCTCGAACAGGGCGAGCCCGCCGCCGTCGCCGCGATCGACGACGTCAAGGGCGCCGTTTTCGACAGCCACGACTTCCAAGAGGGAATCCAGTCGTTCATCGAACGCCGCCAGGCCAACTTTCAGGGCAAGTAG
- a CDS encoding DUF1330 domain-containing protein — MSENSRGGKFYALNLFDVADEEKYLAYFSRLPEAAPPYGGRMVALGRFRDNVAGDLAPRQVLFLVEWESEEAFNSFRDDPDLADYHPLRENSTASYIWQTFDGPDMSDPNLSLDDVLRVLKP, encoded by the coding sequence ATGAGCGAGAACTCGCGCGGGGGAAAATTTTACGCGCTGAATCTATTCGACGTGGCCGACGAGGAGAAGTACCTTGCGTATTTCAGCCGTTTGCCCGAAGCGGCTCCGCCATATGGTGGTCGAATGGTGGCGCTCGGCCGCTTCCGAGACAACGTAGCTGGTGACCTCGCGCCACGGCAGGTTCTGTTTCTCGTTGAATGGGAGTCCGAAGAGGCGTTCAACAGCTTCCGAGACGATCCAGACTTGGCCGACTATCATCCGCTGCGGGAAAACTCGACGGCTTCCTATATCTGGCAGACGTTCGATGGTCCCGATATGAGCGACCCCAACCTTTCGCTCGACGATGTACTGAGGGTGCTCAAGCCTTGA
- a CDS encoding TlpA family protein disulfide reductase, protein MSTASTTRGARYRFDRPTFSVIMRDLRIPRDDLGVGDPIPRIDLPTIEGGRFSTDSMVADGRPVLLVFGSLTCPVTESAGPGLLDLHRRYGDAIRFVVVNVREAHPGADIPQPSAIEEKMRNTRALGRHHGFAFEVAVDDIDGTVHRAFGTRPSSAYIIDPSGTIVFRAHWSNRREPLEDALRAVVAGRAPSRPNVGQTIRALIRMAVYADVALDAAGRGALRDFWRAAPPAAAMITLSRLFRFLPNDRRIAPTVAATLALCAAAAAGIWLVLP, encoded by the coding sequence ATGAGCACAGCGAGCACCACCCGCGGCGCGCGCTACCGCTTCGACCGGCCGACCTTCTCGGTCATCATGCGCGATCTACGTATCCCGAGGGACGACCTGGGAGTGGGAGACCCGATCCCTCGGATCGACCTGCCCACGATCGAGGGTGGCCGCTTCAGTACCGACAGCATGGTCGCGGATGGTCGTCCCGTCCTGCTCGTCTTCGGTTCACTGACCTGCCCGGTCACCGAGAGCGCCGGGCCGGGGTTGCTCGACCTGCACCGCAGGTACGGTGACGCGATCCGGTTCGTCGTGGTGAACGTTCGCGAGGCACACCCCGGTGCGGATATTCCGCAGCCGAGCGCGATCGAGGAGAAGATGCGTAATACGCGCGCTCTCGGGCGCCATCACGGCTTCGCCTTCGAGGTCGCCGTCGACGATATCGACGGTACGGTGCACCGCGCGTTCGGTACGCGTCCCAGCTCGGCGTACATCATCGACCCTTCGGGCACCATCGTGTTCCGGGCACATTGGTCGAACAGACGGGAGCCGCTCGAGGACGCACTGCGTGCCGTTGTCGCGGGCCGGGCACCCTCGCGGCCCAACGTGGGGCAGACGATACGAGCCCTGATCCGGATGGCGGTGTACGCGGATGTCGCGCTGGACGCCGCCGGTCGCGGAGCCCTGCGTGACTTCTGGCGCGCCGCACCACCGGCCGCGGCGATGATCACGCTGTCCAGGCTTTTCCGCTTCCTACCGAACGACCGTCGCATCGCGCCGACCGTCGCGGCCACCCTCGCGCTGTGCGCTGCCGCGGCCGCC